From Caballeronia insecticola, a single genomic window includes:
- a CDS encoding enoyl-CoA hydratase has product MEIQIERADGVLSIVLNRPEKKNALTAAMYQEMADGLYEAEMDPTVRAVLIRATGNVFSAGNDLDDFLNDPPKGLDAPVFQFLRRISAHPKPIVAAVAGAAVGIGTTMLLHCDIVYASPSAKFSLPFVQLGLCPEAASSLLLPRTAGYQRAAEKLLLGEAFDVNEAIGMGFVNGAIGAGELDAYAFERAKRLALLPASSLRVTKSLMKGAQTNEVAARMEDEAAHFARMLTAPEAREAFQAFFEKRKPDFARFE; this is encoded by the coding sequence ATGGAGATTCAGATCGAACGCGCGGACGGCGTGCTGAGCATCGTGCTCAATCGTCCGGAGAAGAAGAATGCGCTGACGGCGGCGATGTATCAGGAAATGGCCGACGGTCTTTACGAAGCCGAGATGGACCCGACCGTGCGCGCGGTGCTGATTCGCGCGACCGGCAACGTGTTCAGCGCGGGCAACGACCTCGACGACTTCCTCAACGATCCGCCCAAGGGACTCGACGCGCCCGTGTTCCAGTTCCTGCGCCGCATCAGCGCGCATCCGAAGCCGATCGTGGCGGCGGTCGCGGGCGCGGCGGTGGGTATCGGCACGACGATGCTCCTGCATTGCGACATCGTCTACGCGAGCCCGAGCGCGAAATTCTCGCTGCCGTTCGTGCAGCTCGGCCTGTGTCCCGAAGCGGCGTCGAGTCTTTTGCTGCCGCGCACGGCGGGCTATCAGCGCGCGGCGGAGAAGCTGCTCCTGGGCGAAGCGTTCGACGTGAACGAAGCGATCGGCATGGGTTTCGTGAACGGCGCGATCGGGGCGGGCGAACTCGACGCCTACGCGTTCGAACGGGCGAAGCGGCTGGCGTTGTTGCCGGCGTCGTCGTTGCGCGTGACCAAGTCGCTCATGAAAGGCGCGCAGACGAACGAAGTGGCGGCGCGCATGGAAGACGAAGCGGCGCACTTCGCGCGGATGCTGACCGCGCCCGAAGCGCGCGAGGCGTTTCAGGCGTTCTTCGAGAAGCGCAAGCCGGACTTCGCCCGGTTCGAATGA
- the fdhD gene encoding formate dehydrogenase accessory sulfurtransferase FdhD: MNQLETDDQPGFVERKVRRHRLGESALVADNVGQEWPVALVYNGISHAVMMCTPRDLEAFAVGFSLTEGIVERGSDIHDIEVYFHDDGHALPHAEVHLQVVQQAFLSLKDKRRALAGRTGCGVCGIESIELLDLEAERVPDTGFLARLAPDAIERAARELPAHQQLTRLTGGLHAAAWCDESGAVRYAFEDVGRHNALDKLIGHLVLRRADTTQGFVFLSSRASYELVRKSARVGVPMVATISAPTSLAIAIAKQAGLRLVSFARENSFVEYDAD; encoded by the coding sequence GTGAATCAACTCGAAACCGACGATCAACCCGGCTTCGTCGAACGCAAGGTGCGCAGGCATCGTCTGGGCGAGAGCGCGCTCGTCGCGGACAACGTGGGTCAGGAGTGGCCCGTCGCGCTCGTCTACAACGGCATCTCGCACGCGGTGATGATGTGCACGCCGCGCGATCTCGAAGCCTTCGCGGTGGGCTTCTCGCTGACCGAGGGCATCGTCGAGCGCGGTAGCGATATCCACGACATCGAAGTCTATTTTCACGACGACGGCCACGCGTTGCCGCATGCCGAAGTGCATTTGCAGGTCGTACAGCAGGCGTTCCTGTCGCTGAAGGACAAGCGCCGCGCGCTCGCCGGACGCACCGGCTGCGGCGTGTGCGGTATCGAAAGTATCGAGTTGCTCGACCTCGAGGCAGAGCGCGTGCCGGACACCGGCTTTCTCGCGCGCCTCGCGCCCGATGCGATCGAACGCGCCGCGCGCGAATTGCCCGCGCATCAGCAACTGACCCGGCTGACGGGCGGCCTGCACGCTGCCGCCTGGTGCGACGAAAGCGGCGCGGTGCGTTACGCGTTCGAAGATGTCGGGCGGCATAACGCGCTCGACAAGCTCATCGGCCATCTGGTCCTGCGACGCGCAGACACGACGCAAGGCTTCGTGTTCCTGTCGAGCCGCGCGAGCTATGAACTCGTGCGCAAGTCGGCGCGCGTCGGCGTGCCGATGGTCGCGACCATTTCCGCGCCGACGTCGCTTGCCATCGCAATCGCGAAGCAGGCGGGCTTGCGGCTCGTCAGCTTCGCGCGCGAGAACAGCTTCGTCGAATACGATGCGGACTGA
- a CDS encoding nitrate reductase associated protein, giving the protein MGLYDAARLFGFEVESSDNLRFIPLAVRFNLDRFGMRITLDQWQQLPYDDRVLLARFPVEDEAELEKNFDLALEEMMKTHANVAPEKIERDPDPVWAHADAVPETVIRQSSLCGLSAPSLSLWGKLDRFQRYALAKLSRNTDKVNHDFLPAMREFGLAE; this is encoded by the coding sequence ATGGGACTCTATGACGCCGCGCGTCTCTTCGGATTCGAAGTCGAATCCTCTGACAATCTGCGCTTCATCCCGCTCGCCGTGCGCTTCAATCTCGATCGTTTCGGCATGCGCATCACGCTCGATCAATGGCAGCAGCTTCCGTATGACGACCGCGTGTTGCTCGCGCGCTTTCCGGTCGAAGACGAAGCCGAACTCGAGAAGAACTTCGACCTCGCGCTCGAAGAGATGATGAAGACGCACGCCAACGTCGCGCCCGAAAAGATCGAGCGCGATCCCGATCCCGTGTGGGCGCATGCGGATGCTGTGCCCGAAACCGTGATCCGGCAGAGCAGCCTGTGCGGCCTGAGCGCGCCGAGTCTTTCTCTCTGGGGAAAGCTCGATCGCTTCCAGCGTTATGCGCTCGCGAAACTCTCGCGCAACACGGACAAGGTGAATCACGACTTTCTGCCCGCGATGCGCGAGTTCGGTCTCGCCGAGTGA
- a CDS encoding sensor domain-containing protein — MTRLFSRGLLVNIAVVLAALGANAFVACERIGALRESDASTLRSMSLLRDLAAYRGTLGETLTQLSRFEATGIAESDARHQEREAHLDALESGLRAQIALEPGTRGAFEALTARAAVMRSNANHAFERARDARADDSRAWADAAFVTLGEDQQAVDEELAAVRSRVDDATVAALDRSAQASGGAMLLLVVTMIVGSAVLIWLFASHERQSREKLGIARARQRSNERFRGMFEAHPVPMWIVDRETMRFIAVNPAAIEHFGFNEPEFMNMTLRDLHHADDFDSFAARLARSGGEAGERSAPAQGSAGVWRYRCKDGSIVGADVSHHALVYSNRPGIFMLANDVTDRINAEAEARRSNEMLEAVIDNIPQRVFWKDRELRYLGCNNAFARDAGLAYNEQVIGKTDYELPWSALADVVRTDDEEVIVTTVPKMHYERDIVMGDELRTVVTSKLPLLDGEGQTIGVLGSYHDVTDRKRAELALRLQSRALDASVNAILITGVVDGANVIEYANPAFKRITGYDPSEVIGQDCRFLHGPDGDQDGLTAIRRALAVNTEASVVVRNYRKDGALFWNQLFVAPVPNAQGLTTHHIGIINDVTDLMRYQEELEYQANYDTLTRLPNRNLLRDRLQHAIETARRRETKIAVVFMDLDGFKNVNDSLGHSVGDRLLAVIAERLARSARSSDTVARHGGDEFVVVLPDLTDEAGLIAWMERTRAAISEPVWIDDTELYVGCSMGASLYPQDGDDAESVMKKADLAMYRAKDMGRNTYQFYQPEMNASVGARMNLERRLRRALRDGEFLLHYQPQVDMTTRAIVGIEALVRWHDPEQGLVPPASFIPVAEESGLIGPLSEWVLREACRQNKAWQDAGLPPARVSVNLSARHFQQRDIARLVTSVLEETGLAPRYLELELTESAIMRNAEEAITMLSELSALGIGIAIDDFGTGYSSLSYLKRFPVHRLKIDRSFVADIGASSDDETITSAIIALAHSLELQVIAEGVETHAQHEFLRARDCDEMQGYLFSRPMPHEAIPGLLQQGVLPH, encoded by the coding sequence ATGACTCGATTGTTTTCCAGAGGCTTGCTCGTCAACATCGCCGTGGTGTTGGCCGCGCTCGGCGCCAACGCGTTCGTCGCGTGCGAACGCATCGGTGCATTGCGCGAAAGCGACGCAAGTACGCTGCGCTCGATGAGTCTCCTGCGCGATCTCGCGGCGTATCGCGGCACGCTTGGCGAGACGCTCACGCAACTGAGCCGCTTCGAGGCGACCGGCATCGCGGAAAGCGACGCGCGGCATCAGGAGCGCGAGGCGCATCTCGATGCGCTCGAAAGCGGCTTGCGCGCGCAGATCGCGCTGGAACCCGGCACGAGAGGCGCCTTCGAAGCACTCACCGCGCGCGCCGCCGTGATGCGCAGCAACGCCAACCACGCGTTCGAACGCGCCCGCGACGCGCGCGCAGACGACTCGCGCGCGTGGGCGGACGCCGCGTTCGTCACGCTCGGCGAAGACCAGCAAGCCGTCGACGAGGAGCTTGCCGCGGTTCGCTCGCGCGTCGACGACGCGACGGTCGCCGCACTCGACCGTTCCGCGCAGGCGTCGGGCGGCGCGATGCTGCTGCTCGTCGTCACGATGATCGTCGGCAGCGCCGTGCTCATCTGGCTGTTCGCGAGCCACGAGCGCCAGTCGCGCGAGAAGCTCGGCATCGCGCGGGCGCGACAGCGCAGCAACGAACGCTTTCGCGGCATGTTCGAGGCGCATCCGGTGCCGATGTGGATCGTCGATCGCGAAACCATGCGCTTCATCGCCGTGAATCCGGCGGCCATCGAACACTTCGGTTTCAACGAGCCGGAGTTCATGAACATGACGCTGCGCGACCTGCACCACGCCGATGATTTCGACAGCTTCGCCGCGCGGCTCGCACGCAGCGGCGGCGAAGCGGGCGAGCGGTCCGCGCCGGCGCAAGGCTCGGCGGGCGTGTGGCGCTATCGCTGCAAGGACGGCTCGATCGTCGGCGCCGATGTCTCGCATCACGCGCTCGTGTATTCGAACCGGCCGGGCATCTTCATGCTGGCCAACGACGTGACGGACCGCATCAACGCGGAAGCCGAGGCACGCCGCTCGAACGAGATGCTCGAAGCCGTCATCGACAACATTCCGCAGCGCGTGTTCTGGAAGGATCGCGAACTGCGCTATCTCGGCTGCAACAACGCGTTCGCGCGCGATGCGGGTCTCGCGTACAACGAGCAGGTGATCGGCAAGACGGATTACGAGCTGCCGTGGAGCGCGCTCGCGGATGTCGTGCGCACGGACGACGAAGAGGTCATCGTCACGACCGTGCCGAAGATGCATTACGAGCGCGACATCGTGATGGGCGACGAGTTGCGCACCGTCGTCACGAGCAAGCTGCCGCTGCTCGACGGCGAAGGGCAGACGATCGGCGTGCTGGGTTCGTATCACGACGTCACCGACCGCAAGCGCGCCGAGCTTGCGCTGCGCCTGCAGAGCCGCGCGCTCGACGCGAGCGTCAACGCCATTCTGATCACGGGCGTGGTCGACGGCGCGAATGTCATCGAATATGCGAATCCGGCGTTCAAGCGCATTACCGGTTACGACCCGAGCGAGGTCATCGGGCAGGACTGCCGTTTTCTGCACGGTCCCGACGGCGATCAGGACGGCCTCACCGCGATCCGCCGGGCGCTCGCGGTGAACACCGAGGCGAGCGTCGTGGTGCGCAACTATCGCAAGGACGGCGCGCTCTTCTGGAATCAGTTGTTCGTTGCGCCGGTGCCGAATGCGCAGGGACTGACGACGCATCACATCGGCATCATCAACGACGTGACCGATCTGATGCGCTATCAGGAAGAGCTCGAATATCAGGCGAATTACGACACGCTCACGCGCCTGCCGAACCGCAATCTGCTGCGCGACCGCCTTCAGCACGCAATCGAAACGGCGCGGCGGCGCGAGACGAAGATTGCCGTCGTGTTCATGGATCTCGACGGCTTCAAGAACGTCAACGACAGCCTCGGGCACAGCGTCGGCGACCGGCTGCTCGCGGTGATCGCGGAGCGGCTGGCGCGTTCGGCGCGATCGAGCGATACGGTGGCGCGTCACGGCGGCGACGAGTTCGTCGTGGTGCTGCCCGATCTCACTGACGAAGCCGGTCTCATCGCATGGATGGAGCGCACCCGCGCGGCGATTTCCGAACCGGTCTGGATCGACGATACCGAGTTGTATGTCGGCTGCAGCATGGGCGCGAGTCTCTACCCGCAAGACGGCGACGACGCCGAAAGCGTCATGAAAAAGGCCGATCTCGCGATGTATCGCGCGAAGGACATGGGCCGCAACACGTATCAGTTTTATCAGCCGGAGATGAACGCGAGCGTGGGCGCACGCATGAATCTCGAGCGGCGCTTGCGGCGTGCGCTGCGCGACGGCGAGTTCCTGCTGCACTATCAGCCGCAGGTCGATATGACGACGCGCGCGATCGTCGGCATCGAGGCGCTCGTGCGCTGGCACGATCCGGAACAGGGACTGGTGCCGCCGGCGTCGTTCATTCCGGTCGCTGAGGAGAGCGGTTTGATCGGACCGTTGTCGGAATGGGTATTGCGCGAGGCGTGCCGCCAGAACAAGGCGTGGCAGGATGCGGGACTGCCGCCCGCGCGTGTGTCGGTGAACCTGTCGGCGCGGCATTTCCAGCAGCGTGATATTGCGCGGCTCGTCACGTCCGTGCTGGAGGAAACCGGGCTCGCGCCGCGTTATCTCGAACTCGAACTCACCGAAAGCGCGATCATGCGCAACGCCGAGGAGGCAATCACGATGCTCTCGGAGCTATCGGCGCTCGGCATCGGCATTGCGATCGACGACTTCGGCACCGGCTATTCGAGCCTCTCGTATCTGAAGCGCTTTCCGGTGCATCGGCTGAAGATCGACCGCTCGTTCGTTGCCGATATCGGCGCGTCGAGCGACGACGAAACCATCACGTCGGCGATCATCGCGCTCGCGCATTCGCTGGAATTGCAGGTGATTGCGGAGGGCGTCGAAACGCACGCGCAGCACGAATTTCTGCGCGCACGCGACTGCGACGAAATGCAGGGTTATCTGTTCTCGCGCCCGATGCCGCATGAAGCCATTCCGGGCCTCTTGCAGCAGGGCGTGCTGCCGCACTGA
- a CDS encoding acyl-CoA thioesterase, whose amino-acid sequence MTENINLPQKPVALRVVPQPADANVHGDVFGGWIMAQVDIAGSIPASRRANGRVATVAVNSFLFKHPVFVGDLLSFYTDIVKTGNTSVTVSVEVYAQRMSLAEEVVKVTEATLTYVATDRDRRPRVLPALD is encoded by the coding sequence ATGACCGAGAACATCAACCTTCCACAGAAGCCGGTCGCGCTGCGCGTCGTGCCGCAGCCCGCCGATGCCAACGTCCACGGCGACGTCTTCGGCGGATGGATCATGGCGCAGGTGGACATCGCCGGCTCCATTCCGGCGAGCCGCCGCGCGAACGGCCGCGTCGCGACCGTCGCGGTGAACTCGTTTTTGTTCAAGCATCCGGTGTTCGTCGGCGATCTGCTGAGCTTCTATACCGATATCGTGAAGACGGGGAATACGTCCGTCACGGTGTCGGTCGAGGTCTACGCGCAGCGCATGAGCCTCGCCGAGGAAGTCGTCAAGGTGACGGAGGCAACGCTCACCTACGTCGCCACCGACCGCGACCGCCGTCCGCGCGTGCTGCCGGCGCTCGACTGA
- a CDS encoding ABCB family ABC transporter ATP-binding protein/permease translates to MRRFPNREPGPVHQGPRNDWQTIRSLLPYLTTYKWRVAFALTCLIGAKVANLGVPIVMKRIVDSLASVQHFAAFGRAHDSPGMVLIGGIGLLVVAYAAARLSTSLFTELRELLFAKVTESAVRQLALQVFRHLHALSLRFHLERQTGGMSRDIERGTKGIQQLVSYSLYSILPTLVEVGLVLAFFVTKYEAYYAIVTLIALVSYIVFTVKVTEWRTHFRRTMNDLDSKANSRAIDSLLNYETVKYFGNEEWETRRYDENLQRYRAAAIKSQRSLSMLNFGQQTIIGIGLVFILWRATQGVMAGRLTLGDLVLINTFMLQLYIPLNFLGVVYRELKQALTDMDRMFTLLGAGREVPDAPNAPPLSVRGAEVRFENVNFAYEKARPILHGVDFTIPAGTTTAVVGHSGSGKSTLGRLLFRFYDVERTQGAQGAQGAQGGSIRIDGQDIRDVTQDSLRAAIGIVPQDTVLFNDSIYYNIAYGRPSASRDEVIAAARAAHIHDFIEALPEGYETPVGERGLKLSGGEKQRVAIARTLLKNPPILIFDEATSALDSKSERAIQRELDSIARERTTLIIAHRLSTVVHAQQIIVMDHGRIVERGTFAELLSAGGLFAQMWMLQQQRAGEAALDQRDTAGV, encoded by the coding sequence ATGCGCCGCTTCCCCAACCGAGAGCCCGGGCCCGTGCACCAGGGCCCGCGCAACGACTGGCAGACGATCCGCTCGTTGCTGCCTTACCTCACCACGTACAAATGGCGCGTCGCGTTCGCGCTGACGTGCCTGATCGGCGCGAAGGTCGCGAACCTCGGCGTGCCGATCGTGATGAAGCGCATCGTCGACAGTCTGGCGTCCGTGCAGCATTTCGCCGCGTTCGGACGCGCGCACGACTCGCCGGGCATGGTGCTGATCGGCGGCATCGGGCTGCTGGTAGTGGCTTACGCGGCCGCGCGGCTGTCGACGTCGCTCTTCACGGAACTGCGCGAGCTGCTGTTCGCAAAGGTCACGGAAAGCGCCGTGCGGCAACTCGCGTTGCAGGTGTTCCGCCATCTGCATGCGCTGTCGCTGCGCTTTCATCTCGAACGGCAGACGGGCGGCATGTCGCGCGACATCGAGCGTGGCACGAAAGGCATACAGCAGCTCGTTTCGTATTCGCTCTACAGCATCCTGCCGACGCTCGTCGAAGTCGGCCTCGTGCTCGCGTTCTTCGTAACGAAATACGAGGCGTACTACGCGATCGTTACGCTCATCGCGCTGGTCTCGTACATCGTCTTCACGGTGAAAGTGACCGAGTGGCGCACGCATTTTCGCCGCACGATGAACGATCTCGATTCGAAGGCGAACTCGCGCGCGATCGACTCGCTGCTCAACTACGAGACCGTCAAGTACTTCGGCAACGAGGAATGGGAAACGCGACGTTACGACGAAAACCTGCAACGGTATCGCGCGGCCGCGATCAAGTCGCAGCGCTCGCTGTCGATGCTCAACTTCGGGCAGCAGACGATCATCGGCATCGGGCTCGTGTTCATTCTCTGGCGCGCGACGCAGGGCGTGATGGCCGGACGTCTCACGCTCGGCGATCTCGTGCTCATCAACACGTTCATGCTGCAGCTCTACATTCCGCTCAATTTCCTGGGCGTGGTGTATCGCGAACTCAAGCAGGCGCTCACCGACATGGACCGCATGTTCACACTGCTCGGCGCGGGCCGCGAAGTGCCCGATGCGCCGAATGCGCCGCCGCTTTCGGTGCGCGGCGCGGAAGTCCGCTTCGAGAACGTGAACTTCGCGTATGAAAAGGCCCGGCCGATTTTGCACGGCGTCGATTTCACGATTCCCGCCGGCACGACGACCGCGGTGGTCGGCCACAGCGGTTCGGGCAAGTCGACGCTCGGGCGTCTGCTGTTCCGTTTCTACGACGTCGAGCGCACTCAAGGCGCACAAGGTGCGCAAGGTGCACAAGGCGGCAGCATCCGCATCGACGGGCAGGACATTCGCGACGTCACGCAGGATTCGCTGCGCGCGGCGATCGGCATCGTGCCGCAAGATACCGTGCTCTTCAACGATTCGATCTACTACAACATTGCGTATGGACGCCCGTCCGCGAGCCGCGACGAAGTGATCGCGGCGGCGCGTGCGGCGCATATTCACGACTTCATCGAGGCGCTGCCGGAGGGCTACGAGACGCCGGTCGGCGAGCGCGGGCTGAAGCTCTCCGGCGGCGAAAAGCAGCGCGTGGCGATCGCGCGCACGCTGCTCAAGAATCCGCCCATTCTCATTTTCGACGAAGCCACATCCGCGCTCGATTCGAAATCCGAACGTGCGATCCAGCGCGAACTCGATTCGATCGCGCGCGAACGGACGACGCTCATCATCGCGCACCGGCTCTCGACGGTCGTGCACGCGCAGCAGATCATCGTGATGGATCACGGGCGGATCGTGGAGCGCGGCACGTTTGCGGAACTGTTGAGCGCGGGCGGACTGTTCGCGCAGATGTGGATGTTGCAGCAGCAGCGGGCCGGAGAAGCGGCGCTGGATCAGCGAGATACGGCGGGGGTGTGA
- a CDS encoding DUF805 domain-containing protein, which produces MSFGDWLFFAVVSVVSIYPFVRIVRRTGRSGWWVLAFLTPPLTLIALYVFAFVRWPAIDGDRRA; this is translated from the coding sequence ATGAGTTTCGGGGACTGGCTTTTCTTCGCTGTAGTTTCGGTCGTGTCGATCTATCCGTTTGTGCGGATTGTTCGTCGCACGGGACGCTCAGGCTGGTGGGTGCTCGCGTTTTTGACGCCACCGCTGACGCTCATTGCGCTGTATGTTTTTGCATTCGTGCGCTGGCCGGCGATCGACGGCGACCGCCGGGCCTAA
- a CDS encoding MFS transporter — MSNLIASLKSGNWRSLLACFLYFDTGFTVWVLYGPLAPFIGRDVTMSAAQQGFLVAVPVLAAAILRVTLGNLYQSTDGRRVALMGVVLSSIPSIVLPLLPGAPSYALLLVLGVFLGMGGASFAVALPMAGSNYPPKVQGLVLGLAAAGNIGAVLDGFLFPHLADAFGWQMSTAAALPLLAITALALYAWASDAGEKTGSTMRALASFAVTLASLIVLVLAVNAGAFGAGKTGVLILPVIGALIAVAVLPSRYRSVLGERDTWVIMLIYSITFGGFVGMSSYVTLLLTSLYQMPKLEAGLFMSLLAFLGAIVRPFGGYVADRVTGVRALLVLLAAIAVGDFAFAIWMPPVAGGIAILICLYVAFGLGNGSTFQLVPHRWKGKTGLLSGIVGAAGGIGGFYLPVIMGIAKESTGSYQMGFATFGVLATCAFGALFLLRGQWLRWSTTTAPGRDGVAFGGAHALE, encoded by the coding sequence ATGTCCAACCTGATCGCATCGCTCAAGAGCGGCAACTGGCGCTCGCTGCTCGCCTGCTTCCTGTATTTCGATACGGGCTTCACCGTCTGGGTGCTGTATGGACCGCTCGCGCCGTTCATCGGCCGCGACGTCACGATGTCCGCCGCGCAGCAAGGCTTTCTCGTCGCGGTGCCGGTGCTGGCCGCGGCCATCCTGCGCGTGACGCTCGGCAATCTCTATCAGTCGACGGACGGCCGCCGCGTCGCGCTGATGGGCGTCGTGCTCTCGTCGATTCCGTCGATCGTGCTGCCGCTTCTGCCGGGCGCGCCGTCGTATGCGCTGCTGCTCGTGCTCGGCGTGTTCCTCGGCATGGGCGGCGCGAGTTTCGCCGTCGCGCTGCCGATGGCCGGCAGCAACTATCCGCCCAAGGTGCAAGGGCTCGTGCTGGGTCTCGCCGCCGCGGGCAACATCGGCGCGGTGCTCGACGGCTTTCTGTTCCCGCATCTGGCGGACGCCTTCGGCTGGCAGATGTCGACCGCGGCCGCCCTGCCGCTGCTCGCGATCACGGCGCTCGCGCTGTACGCGTGGGCGTCGGATGCGGGCGAGAAAACCGGCAGCACGATGCGCGCGCTGGCGAGCTTCGCGGTGACACTCGCGAGCCTGATCGTGCTGGTGCTCGCGGTGAACGCCGGCGCGTTCGGCGCAGGCAAGACCGGCGTGCTGATCCTGCCGGTGATCGGCGCGCTCATCGCGGTTGCCGTGCTGCCGAGCCGCTATCGCTCGGTACTGGGCGAGCGCGATACGTGGGTGATCATGCTGATCTACAGCATCACGTTCGGCGGGTTCGTCGGCATGTCGTCGTATGTGACGCTGCTGCTCACGTCGCTCTATCAGATGCCCAAGCTCGAAGCGGGACTCTTTATGTCGCTGCTCGCGTTTCTCGGTGCGATCGTGCGTCCGTTCGGCGGCTATGTCGCCGATCGCGTGACGGGCGTGCGTGCGCTGCTGGTGCTACTAGCGGCGATCGCCGTGGGCGACTTCGCCTTCGCGATCTGGATGCCGCCGGTGGCGGGCGGTATCGCGATCCTGATCTGCCTGTACGTCGCCTTCGGTCTCGGCAACGGTTCGACGTTCCAGCTCGTGCCGCATCGCTGGAAAGGCAAGACGGGTTTGCTGTCGGGGATCGTGGGCGCGGCGGGCGGCATCGGCGGGTTCTATCTGCCGGTGATCATGGGCATCGCGAAGGAAAGCACGGGCAGCTATCAGATGGGTTTCGCGACCTTCGGCGTGCTCGCGACCTGCGCGTTCGGCGCGTTATTCCTGCTGCGCGGTCAGTGGCTGCGCTGGTCGACGACGACAGCGCCCGGGCGCGATGGCGTCGCGTTCGGCGGCGCGCACGCGCTGGAGTGA
- a CDS encoding LysR family transcriptional regulator: protein MELKWLEDFVSLAETRSFSRSAELRHITQPAFSRRIQALEAWLGTELIDRSVYPTRLTQAGNVFYEQALAMLSQFHEARTLLRGQSGVPAATIEFAVPHTLSLTYFPRWLEHIEARLGRIRTRLRALNVHDAVLSLVEGGCDLVMGYHHPSHPVALDPARYDMLTLGVEPISPFSAATKGGRARYTLPASAESPVPYLSYTPNAYLGRMTEVIIATSPARLYLDKVYETDMAEGLKAMALAGHGVAFLPHSAVEDAVEEGRLIRLDRGTRGTPAGRFTLTMEIRLYRDKLASQGEEPRQALMRALWDAVGKELLQASTESPAA, encoded by the coding sequence ATGGAACTGAAATGGCTGGAAGATTTCGTCTCGCTCGCGGAGACGCGCAGCTTCAGTCGCTCCGCTGAACTGAGGCACATCACGCAGCCCGCGTTTTCGCGGCGCATTCAGGCGCTCGAGGCGTGGCTCGGCACGGAACTCATCGACCGCTCCGTGTATCCGACGCGCCTCACGCAAGCCGGCAACGTGTTCTACGAGCAGGCGCTCGCGATGCTCTCGCAGTTCCACGAGGCGCGCACGCTATTGCGCGGACAGAGCGGCGTGCCGGCGGCGACCATCGAGTTCGCGGTGCCGCACACGCTTTCGCTCACGTACTTTCCGCGCTGGCTCGAACATATCGAGGCGCGGCTCGGGCGCATCCGCACGCGTTTGCGCGCGCTCAACGTGCACGACGCGGTGCTCTCGCTCGTGGAAGGCGGCTGCGATCTCGTGATGGGCTATCACCATCCGAGCCATCCCGTCGCGCTCGATCCCGCGCGCTACGACATGCTCACGCTCGGCGTCGAGCCGATCAGCCCGTTCTCCGCCGCCACGAAGGGCGGACGCGCGCGCTACACGCTGCCGGCGAGCGCCGAGTCGCCGGTGCCGTATCTGTCGTACACGCCGAACGCGTATCTCGGACGCATGACGGAAGTCATCATCGCGACGTCGCCCGCGCGGCTCTATCTCGACAAGGTCTATGAAACCGACATGGCCGAAGGGCTGAAAGCGATGGCGCTCGCGGGGCACGGCGTCGCGTTCCTGCCGCACAGCGCGGTCGAGGATGCGGTGGAGGAGGGGCGGCTCATCCGTCTCGACCGGGGAACGCGCGGCACGCCGGCCGGCCGCTTCACGCTGACCATGGAAATCCGCCTCTATCGCGACAAGCTGGCGTCGCAAGGTGAAGAGCCGCGCCAGGCGCTGATGCGCGCGCTGTGGGATGCGGTCGGCAAAGAATTGTTGCAGGCATCGACGGAAAGCCCCGCTGCGTGA